The sequence AGCTCCTCATGATTTAGCAACTACCTAGTCTTCCAGTATCTTCACCTTGGTGAAGTTTCACCACCATAccacctccccaccacccccacaccACCAATTTTGTACTTCTTGTCTCATTCTATGGAACCACTTGCCATTTCTCCAGAATGGTTTAAGATGTCTCTGTCATGTTTCTAGACCTTCATTCACATGTTCCCTGATCAAGAAGTCTATATCCCCTCCCAACCTGTATAACTCACTCCTAACAGGACTGTGTTTGAGGGCATTGTAGACTAATATCACCACTACCTAAGCTTTGCACAGTAGTCTGCACTTTAAAGGCACATCAATTCATTCAATCCCAACATGTTAACATGCATTGGAGGAATACTGCAGTTAGGAGCCAGGTCTCCCCTCTCCTGGTCTAGGTCAGGGCTCTTTCAGTAAGATCATGTCACAAACATGTGAATCCATCAGTGATGAATTTAGGATGAAACTTATTTTctcttataaacaaataaatagaaaaaaatttttttctcttacctcCAGAAAGGTCCATCTTATTGCTCTGTACATTTTCCTCTGGTGAGTCTCTCTGAAGAAAAAACAGCATGTTAACAGATCTTAACTGATCAATCAATTTGATCTCAACTGATCAAAAGGAAGAATTTTACGGGGTTTCATTATCTGTGAAATTCAAGTGCATCATAAGGCATTTTCATTGCCTAATGTTTTTAAGTAAGGCATGTAATCACATTTTTAGCTGAAATCATAACAGTAAAGGTCTGAAAGCCAATTTTACTCTAACTTCAGGCATATTCATAAGATCTcaaaaacaaagtagaattttgaggaaaacaaaaaaaatggaatcggGATAAATTATGCACCACCATTAAAATGGGAGGGGGCTGCTAAGAAAACATACTTACCGAAAAACTGATATTTGAAAACTGCTTAACAAACGGATTTATCCACGcttcttcttgtttgtttccaCCTTTCATCATTCcctttgtaaaataaaagagTAGAAAAGATGCCATGGCCATCTCTATTTATCTGGGTATAGTGATGGATTAATAAAACTTCAAGACAATTCCCAACTCTCATTTTTAGCCAATCATTTCTCCTCCAACCAACTCTTATCAGAGTTGTTAACAATTAAAAATCAGCTGATTTGATTTTTCAACTTCCTTTGCTCCAGTCCTCTGGTATAGCTGTAATGCACAGAGAAATCTCTAAGGCAAGCAGTcagaaggaaaagacagaagCAAAGGCATCAgtgaccaagaaaaagaaaaaagtggccTCCGAATAATGGTGAACTATCAAGCAGTTCACAACTTACAAATGCACTGTAttgtataaaattaattataatttggATTTTTGGAATTCTCACACCAAACCAAAGTAAAAATTAGTGATTAGGTTCTCAGGTTAGTCCAAAGAAGCCAATTTAACCCATAATTTGACTATGCAATGTGCACTGTACTGAAAAAATACCATGTGTTTCCAcatgaaaagcattttaaaatttcaatttgtgTTGCCAAGAACCCAACACACCCAGCAGTGGTTGACGCTGGATAGCCTCCCGCTTAGTAGCGTTGGCTTTCTGTGGCTGGCTGAGGTATGGTTCAAAAACTACACTGATGTGTGAGTTGTGAGAATAAAGGGTCCGTGATCAGCAGTGCGGTAAGCAGGGGGCTGGAAGCCGTAGCGCCCTAGGTCTCCCATTTACGTGAAGATCACAGGACCATTCTCAGTCTGTTGCCTTAATTTCCCTTTCCCACTGCTACCACCTGTTCCTTCTGACTGTGGAAGAGAACACAGCTTCATAATCTCCCCCAAATGCAGGTCTCTGAAGCAAGCGCCTAACCCTCTCTGAGGTTTCTGAAGTCGCCTTTGACTACTTTTCCTccttcatccccacccccatATCTACCCTGTTGACAAGTCCTTCTGTCCCTTTTATTCTGAAATGTCTTTCAAATTAGTCCTTGCCACTATATGAATGATATTCACTGTTTCCCAACTCAAGCCCTCCTTTCTAACTTGAATGCGATCCCTAATTGAGATCCCTAACTCTGAACATTCCTCTGCTCCAATTTATGTTTCATATTACAATTGGttagctttctttaaaaatataaataatttaaaaaactccACTGATGTTGCCTTCATTGGCTCCATATTTTACacaaaataaagttcaaattctTTGGCACCGTACTGAAAACAGTTTACAGTCCGTCCTTAATCTAACTACAGAGCCAGATCTCTTGTCACTTCTAGAAATTCCACATTTAATTATGTCAGGCTACTATTTTCCTTAGAACATTCCACCCCCACACATCTTCCAGACTCAAGCTGACACTCTTATAAAGTTCTCCTAATGTCCCATATTAGACTAGGAGCTCCTTAAAGGTCTAGCTCATATCTTAGTGTATTTGAATCCCCAGCACcaagcacagtacctggcacacagcagaggctaaataaatgtttgcagttGCTTTCTAAAGATTTTTACTAGtagaaacaaaggagaaagagTAAAAAGGCTACacaccctttcccttctcctttttttGCCACTCAGACCCTGTAAGGAAAGACAAAGtcacaaaacagcatggtccagTGGGAAGAACACAGGGTTTGGAATTGGAAGACCTAAACTTAAATCCttgctctgtcacttactagttatgcaactttgggcaagtcaccacCTTTTCCAGTCTCAAATTCCTCATCTGTATCCTATCTTAGAGggttatgaggatcaaatgatTTATGTAAAACATGTAAAAGCACTTCATAAACTATATGGTGAGGCAACAGGCAAATTCagccaaatgaaaaaaatttttaatgaaaatggcAGGTCCTAGACTTAGAATCCCTTGGCAGTCCAGCTCCCACTGCATCTTGTCTTCTAAGGTCCCTCAAAAGGTAATCATTCTTAAATAAGGTGGGGAGGAcatattagaatcacttgggggaCTGGGCACATATTTGGAAAACAGTCCCCAGGAGAATGAGACACCAGACCCCAATACCAGCTCTAAACCCTCCCCAAAGTGGCTCTGCATCAGAGACACTTGGGGAGCTTGCTTAGGACAAGAAACTTGGTCCAATTTCCAAAACTTCAGTAGACCTGGGGTACAGGAagctgtatttttaacaaatgccACATGATTCTGATGTATAACCAGGTTTGGGAATACTATTTGACTGTATATACAAGCAAAATCAAGTATGGCCCATTCCTAGGGATTTTTGTCACAGGACCCTTTGGGATGGGGAAGGACAAAGATGGCAGATGAGTAAGGAGGATGGTGACTCTAAGTAAAGGGGGTTGGGGCTCCAGGTGAGGAGGTGGGATGGGAGATGAACTGGCAGTGGGATGGAAAGAGTCAACATGGAGATTTGCCCTTCTCTTCATCCTCACCACTGCAGACGCCACCCCGGGGGCGAGGGGCTGTCCCAGGCAGCActggtggagggggaggaggagagaaatcCCAAGCTGTAGCAGTGGGGAGAAAGGAAGTTCCTGTGGTCTCACGTTCTTCTAGGTGGCTGCCCATACAAGAGGCTATAACTAAGTTGGGGACTGCCTGGACTGTACTGATTGCCATAAATGGGCAGGCAGAAGATTAATTTTCTGTGGGTAAACTACCTTTGGAATTTAAAGTTTCAAGGGCTTTGCCCTTGAAATGTTTACCTTCGATgacattttctttgtatatgGTGGCCAATTTAAAGATGAGTTAAGCTCTTGAGATGAATTACTATTCCACATTCCAATCTCtacatcctcctcctcttcccagccaGTGGGGCGATTTCCAGGCAACGGCATGTCATCACCACACCAGCCATCTTGCATAGATTTTGGCCCTGATTGTGGATTTATGATACAAAGAGaaacatactttaaataaaacaattcttTCTGGAGGCAAGCATACATTAAAAAGCAGGGAAGGAGACCTAGAGAAACAAAACACACTTTGATTTCCCTTCCCAAATGTGCATAGTAGGAATACATGTTTTATAGTGAGTTAAAAGTTCCATtagaaaagaatttatttttattaaaaaattcagtgaaatGTCTCCCATGCCTTTACAAATCAGACGGTTCCTAAACACGGACAATGGTAGCACTCTTGTTCATACCCACTTAACAATTTGAATAAATGAGGCACAAGACAAAGAAGATGGATGGAATTTGAAATAAtcaattttgatatatattttccaGAAGAGCAGCCAAAGAGCATTGGAAGTCATAAACAGAAAGCACTGTATCTCCACACACAGCCTTTGGGATTCCTGTGGAGTATCCTATACACAACCTACGGGTTAGTGACAGTGTTGGTCTGAATCGCAGGGTCCTTTCTGAACTATGCTAattatcctgtatattttttaggGAATCATCTGACAGTCCAGATATGTGTTGCCATGTTAAGCTATTCAGTCTCTCAGGTTTGATGGCATGAAAGTTGCTAGACTATTTCCAGATAATCTGAtttagtaaaatataatttagattTGGTGAAGTATATGCAAATCATTAATAGCTGCAGTTCtaagaataatgagaaaaaaaggaaaattcagaaaGATAAAAGAGCAAACCCTGCTAAAAATTCATTGTCAAATAGTGAATATCATGTAGTATGTCAAATTATATGGATACATTACCAATAACAGAGACATTATCTAATTATTTAATTATGGTCAGTGAGTAATCACCACTGCTACAAAACAGCTACCAGGGATAATCAATAACTTACCAGATTTGCTTAACGCTTGTGGACCAACAGAGCTGGAGCCCCACGTGGATGTGTTGGAAGCCGCAGCAATGGGTTCCCCCCAGCTGGGACCACTGTCTATGGGTTTACCCCATGCTGAAGTACCATTATCCACAGTTGTGGCTGGAGTAGAAGGCTCCCCCCAGGGCTCACCCCAGCCTTTAGAAAGTGTGGGAAAAGAAGTCATCAGCATAGACGGTAAGGAGGTGCAGAGGAATAAGGGACAATAAAGAACACTTAGGGAACCAAGAACGAAGAACTTTAGGTTTATGTACTGAATGGTGGTGCTGTGACAGGCAAAAAAGATGGCATCTATTTTAAGAAGACAAACCATTgcttattaatataatttaactACATGCTGTGAGTATTTTTTCAATTGCTTCTTTCAAAATTGCCCTCTGGggctataacaaattattttgaataacCTTAATTATGGCAAATCATCCTCTTAGAGAATGAATTTAATTCCTGGATAAGTCAAGTCATTCTGAACCAAATCTAGTGAATTGAAGCAGGTGAGGAAGCTGGATAACagtgtgtatataaaatttttagcAAAAGTATAACCTTTCCACATCACTGTACTGGAGAAACAATTAATTAGAAGACTAACAATGGGTAAGCATCCTACTTTTACACATGCTGGGTAATGCTTATAAAAAATCTGAAGTATCAGGTTGAGGCTGTCCAAAGCAAAGACAAACAAAGCCATAAACATATCTTGTTTAAAAGAACCAAAACAAACAGGCTTCTTCTTAGATATATACCTCTTTCTTCTAAGaattaaatctaaattaatacaataaaaaaaattaggtgTTGAAAAGTTAGTGCAGGACAACACTCCTGTCTCTATGTCCAATGAGACTATTATTCAATAAAACCTCAATTAACAAAGGCAATACATGCCAATCACACTTAACGAAAATGTTGTGTCAAGATACTTTGCAGAGATAGAAATTAGTTCACTATAAGAGAGGGAAATGGGAATACCATAGGAGGTATTGTCAaatgttttacacacacacacacacacacacacacacacacacacacacacacacactgtatctAAGTGGAATTGGATTTATCTGTTGCCTATGTAAAAAATCCCTTCCAAGGCCAAATATAGTGTCTAATGTTTAGAGAGTACTGTACTTAGATACTTGTTTTATCTCTGGGGATATTTTagtgaaataataaaagcaaaaagttaAGGCCTGACTTGGAACAACTGAGAGCTAAGTGTAAGCATTCCCACTTGACCCCACTTTTCCAATTCTGCCTTCTGCCGCATTCCTAATAGAGAATGGTACATGCATGGTCACAAATAATACCACTCTGATGGTAAACGTTGCCCTTGCAGACATTGCCCCTATAATCTTCCTTAGGCTTCTTGTGGATTAGAGTAAAAAAGGCCTTTGTACGCACATCCAAATACATTGTTAAACAAATCTTATAAAGAAGTAAGTTGAAACAAGGCTTGCTTTCAGAACATTGTGAAGTATTTTGTCATACCATTAGACTCCGTGAAGTAAGAACTTACCAGAGCCACCGCCTGCCTCCTTGTTTGAGATGGCACTTGCAGATGGGAGCAGCTGATGCACCTGTGCCTGCTGGTCGGAACGGCTGCTGCCATTTGGGATGTTTTTGTTCCACATGTTcacatttttgtagttgtattTGCTTGGATCTCCCCAAGCTGAAGTTCCATCATCAATCTCCATTTTGCGACGTATAGATTCTGGGGATGGTTCCTCCCAGCCTGTGGGTTCTTCTTCCTTTGTTGGGGCTGGTATAGGTCCCCCCAGCCAGCCTGTACCAGGAGGTTTGCCTGTAACTGGTGGGATTCCCCAAGATCCAACAATGTCTTGTTGCTTATTCCAGTCTGGAGAACTGACTGGCTTTGACGAAGAATCTCCCCAACCTAGAGACTGATTAGACTTTGGAGGGTCTCCCCATCCCTGGGAAGGATTAGGTTTAGAAGATTCATCCCATCCTGATGAATTATTTGGATTTATGTTATTTCCCCAAGTAAAAGAACTAGTTTTACCAAGTTCATTCCAACCAGAAACAGATCTGTCACTGTCACTACCTCCTGAGCTGGATTTCTTATTGGCTTCACCCCAATGGTTACTCCGTGAAGTTTCTCCCCAGTTATCACTGGCAGAAGCAGACCAGCCTGGGTTTGATTTTTGCCCGTCACCCCATCCCTGTTTGCTCTTTTGCGAATCATTCCATGCCGACTTCTCTTCTTTGCAACTCCCCCACTGATTGCTCTTGATCATTCCTGTAGCAGCAGAATCATCTTCCCACCCCCCCTGGCAGTTTGAGCCTTTGGAATCTCCCCACCTCAGAGTAGGTTTGGGATCACCCCACCCCGATACAGATGAGGTATCATTACTGTTAGGGCTAGTCTTATCTATACATGCCCCTGAGTTAAAAGTCTGTGTTGCAGAGCTTCCCCAGGCCTCTGTCCCATTGTCAGTCTTTCTCTCCCCTCTAGGTGATGTTTCTGTATCCCAGGCAGTATTCTGCTTAATAGGAGTCTGTCCCCAACCAGAGTTAGATAGGACACGTGGATCTAAGTCAGTTCTGTTTACAATGCTTTGGAGTAACGTGTGCTGATcaatttttcttctgtctctacTCTGACCTTCCCCAGTTCCTTTTTCCTCAAGGCATCCAGTGCTTTCTGTACTACCATCACTCTCCACTGTACCTCCTGTTTTGGCCCACACACTGTTTTGCTCATTTGTCTGAGATGCGGCAGAACCCTGATCCTCTTCCTCAGTAGATTTCCATCCATTTGTAAACTTCTTACCATTGCCATTTGCACTGTCATTGGAATGCTGATTGCTAGGCAGTTTGTTCCACTCAATGCTGGGTAGATTAGTGCCAGTGTTTTGTGCAGGGGCTCCCCATCCTCTTCGACTTCCTCCAGAATTCGCACCATTTCCACTTCCCCATGATGTACTCTGGGAATTTGCTACCCCAGACTCCCACACACCTCCTCCTTTGTTTGTATTAACTTGAAAGTTAGTGCCCAAAGGCCCATTTACACCAGGCTGCATTAGAGTTGCATTCACAGTGTCACCATTAGCTTGGCCGTTAGGGCCTGAACATTTGTCTCCAGAGTAATTAGAACCATAGGCACCCCATGTAGTACCATAAGAGCCTCCACTTTTTGACTCTCCATTGCTAAGATGAGAAAGGGAGGTGCCATTCATAACTGATGGAGCCTGTATCTGAGGATGATTCATTGTGCTCACACGCCAGGCCCCTGAATTACTACTAGGCAGTTCGTTATTCTGTATTGAACCAGAGTTTGGTAAACTAGAGGTCATAAAGTTAGTAGTGTTATTTGGTCCAGTCATTTCAGTGGTAATATTCTGAGGTTGACCACTGAATGAAACCTTCTGTGTACCACTTACTTCAGATTCACAAGTTTCCTGAAGGCTTCCCCAGGTACCATGGGTAGAAGAACCACTTGCTTTAGAGTTAATACTCTGATTGTTAGGCATCTGGCCTATGGTACTGCACTGAATATTGATGCCAGAACTACCACTCCCTACAGGCCCTTTTAGGGTGAGTCCATTGTTCTCTAATACTGGCCAGGCACCATGGTTGCTAGCTGAATTCAAAGTGCTTGGATTTAACCCTCCATTTGATGAAGAACTTACAGTGCCCCAAGCATTCGTTCTATTGTTGCTACTTTCTGACTTGCTTTCAGGAGCATCCGCAGAGACCTGACATGTGCTTATTATGGCTCCATGGGAAAAAGCCCATGGCCCAGTACTACTTCCATGGCCCACATTATTGCTGCTACTACCAACCACAAACTTGTTTTGGGAACCAAGTCCAGTGCTACTCCGAAGGCCATCTTTTTCACCACCTGTGCTCCCTGAAGCCATGATAGTGATGTTTTTCTCTGATTCAGAACTGGAGGCAGAATCAGCATCCATACATTCTGAAGCCAACTCTGGATCACTGCCAGGGACTGAGGGCCATGCTTCTTTTTCAGACAAATTGTTTACAATAGCATTCTTACAGTTTGTGCTAGAGTCAGTCGTAGAAGATGCAGGTCCCCGCTGGGAATTTTCATAATGGGACCCTGAAGTATTGTGGTTTATATCTAGAACAAAGGAGAACAACTATTTATAAAGTGTTAGCCATTTTCGAAATGACAATAATCTAAGAAAAACAgtgaatatattataaatatatgtggcTCCTCAACTCTATCAGCTCTAACAGCGTATGACACTTGGCAGTATGGTTACAAGGGCACTGGTTTTCTTCCAGCCACCAACTTTCAATATCCAGTCATTCCACACAGGCAGGGAATTCTGCTGCTTTGTTCACGGAGGTTATCCTAAGACTCTAgagcagtgcctggaacataacagcccctaaataaatatttgctgaatgaaaaagTTAACATATCAGCAAGTAAAAGAATTTTGGAATCAGAAGGCAACTGGGTGGTAGTGACATATTAGGATAATGGGACAACCCAGTTCAAGGGCTTGACTTGGGAGAGAAGAGGCTAGGTTGTAGCGGGTAAGGATAAGTAAATAGCCCAAACTTGATGAAAAGTATCAAGAATCTGTTTGCATCCTGTTTCCTAGAACAGCTTTTCCACAACTGTTTTGGGTATTATAACAAGTTTATAAGAATTCCAAAGCCTTTTCCATTCTATTTCCATTTCACTAGTGTCCATGTTCAACCTGAAATATGGCacacaagtaagaatacttttaGTTCAACTccccttaatatttttatttaccttcaCAGCCATGTTtattaaaagaaacaacagaaaaataatggtTAATTGATatgttaaaaatcacaaaattacGATCAAAAAAATCAACTGCTTACATTGACGGCCACTGATGACCAGTCATATAATCCTACAATCTTAGACTTGCTATATATTATTATCTAGTTATTTCAACACAAGCAGGGAGGGCAGTTTTAGGGCTTCTGCTAGTTCCCCAGATTCTTCACTGTCATTCGATTTAAGGATCTGATAGATAGACATTCCCCAGAGATACTAACATGCATAACATGTTTGCATTTAGACTGTCTtgggagcaggggtggggtggggtgtggggggggtGCTTATACTGTAGTTCTCTACTAGAGTAGGAACCAGAATCACATGCAGTACTTTCAAATACACATGCTCAAGTCATGGCCCAGACCTAATGAACCAACCTCCAGGGGCTGTATGCCTAGGAAATAAATGTAAGTCACTATCAGGGTTATTTGCTAATATGGAAAATCAGATTCAACTTGCATCACTTTCTTTCAAAGCACAATTGTTAAGAATCAAAGGTTTATGAGCTGGAAAGAATGGCAGCAAGAGGGACTAGAGAGAGACCAGACATGTATATACAATTCACCAAATATATAAAGTTCCATAAGTGGCTCTGATTTCTGTTCCTTGTTTAAGAATCATTTCTTTAAACCAGCAAATAAAGTTTGTCCTCTTCCAGTGCCCAAGAGGAGGATTTCTCATGAAATAAAGGATATCACAAAGTCAGTCTCACTGGGTAAAAACAAATCAACACAACAGCACCATCAGCAATGTCAACTAATGTTCAGCATTCAGCCACACATATCATGAGCTTTATACATGTTTTTATCACTGAGTCTTTGGAACAACCCTGGAACACAGGTATTACcttcactttgcagatgaggaaatcaaggttCAGAGGTTAACTTGTAGAAAATCAAGTGAAAAAGGAAGGATTCATCACGATCCTTGATAAAGCAACATGGCTAAGAACATGGCTGGGACTCTAGAGACACCTAAATTCAAGTCTAGACTCAATGTAGTTAACAGTATGACTAAATCTGCAAAACGAGGAAACAGACAGTACTCCTTAACCTGGTTGTTTTGTTAACCGTACTctcatatataaaacatttagctCAGTGCTGGCTGCAAATAAGTGCTCCATAAGAGGCGATTTTATGTAGAGATTAAAAGTACAGACTCTAGAGCCAGACTGCTTAGGTTTAAGAGACactctaccatttactagctaAGTGACCACAGGAAAGATCCTCAAtctttgtgccttagtttcctcatcaataatgTAGGAACAATATTACCAATCTCATAcaattgctgtgaagattaaatgattagtaatttttttggcactggctggTACACAGATCtgaataaatgattaataatTAAAAGTGCTTTGAATCATATCTAGTCCAGATAAGGTGTTAATAAAGGAGGGACACTATCACCATTAATGCATGCTAatgattattgttattgttcAGTGCTATCTACAAAGCACAAGTTTTTCTCTCCACCATGTCTCCACCATGAAGAACAAAATGAGTAATCATGTAACCACCTACTTAAAAATCTCTACCTATCTCAAACAGAATGTTAACTACTAGATGTACATACCCACAGACACCTCCTACCAAAAGGGGAAAAGTTTTGCTTCTTTGCTGATCTTCTTCATC comes from Cynocephalus volans isolate mCynVol1 chromosome 6, mCynVol1.pri, whole genome shotgun sequence and encodes:
- the TNRC6A gene encoding trinucleotide repeat-containing gene 6A protein isoform X7 codes for the protein MVYCDINHNTSGSHYENSQRGPASSTTDSSTNCKNAIVNNLSEKEAWPSVPGSDPELASECMDADSASSSESEKNITIMASGSTGGEKDGLRSSTGLGSQNKFVVGSSSNNVGHGSSTGPWAFSHGAIISTCQVSADAPESKSESSNNRTNAWGTVSSSSNGGLNPSTLNSASNHGAWPVLENNGLTLKGPVGSGSSGINIQCSTIGQMPNNQSINSKASGSSTHGTWGSLQETCESEVSGTQKVSFSGQPQNITTEMTGPNNTTNFMTSSLPNSGSIQNNELPSSNSGAWRVSTMNHPQIQAPSVMNGTSLSHLSNGESKSGGSYGTTWGAYGSNYSGDKCSGPNGQANGDTVNATLMQPGVNGPLGTNFQVNTNKGGGVWESGVANSQSTSWGSGNGANSGGSRRGWGAPAQNTGTNLPSIEWNKLPSNQHSNDSANGNGKKFTNGWKSTEEEDQGSAASQTNEQNSVWAKTGGTVESDGSTESTGCLEEKGTGEGQSRDRRKIDQHTLLQSIVNRTDLDPRVLSNSGWGQTPIKQNTAWDTETSPRGERKTDNGTEAWGSSATQTFNSGACIDKTSPNSNDTSSVSGWGDPKPTLRWGDSKGSNCQGGWEDDSAATGMIKSNQWGSCKEEKSAWNDSQKSKQGWGDGQKSNPGWSASASDNWGETSRSNHWGEANKKSSSGGSDSDRSVSGWNELGKTSSFTWGNNINPNNSSGWDESSKPNPSQGWGDPPKSNQSLGWGDSSSKPVSSPDWNKQQDIVGSWGIPPVTGKPPGTGWLGGPIPAPTKEEEPTGWEEPSPESIRRKMEIDDGTSAWGDPSKYNYKNVNMWNKNIPNGSSRSDQQAQVHQLLPSASAISNKEAGGGSGWGEPWGEPSTPATTVDNGTSAWGKPIDSGPSWGEPIAAASNTSTWGSSSVGPQALSKSGPKSMQDGWCGDDMPLPGNRPTGWEEEEDVEIGMWNSNSSQELNSSLNWPPYTKKMSSKGLSGKKRRRERGMMKGGNKQEEAWINPFVKQFSNISFSRDSPEENVQSNKMDLSGGMLQDKRMEIDKHSLNIGDYNRAVGKGPGSRPQISKESSMERSPYFDKNGNPSMFGVGNTAAQPRGMQQPPAQPLSSSQPNLRAQVPPPLLSPQVPVSLLKYAPNNGGLNPLFGPQQVAMLNQLSQLNQLSQISQLQRLLAQQQRAQSQRSVPSGNRQQQDQQGRPLSVQQQMMQQSRQLDPNLLVKQQTPPSQQQPLHQPAMKSFLDNVIPHTTPELQKGPSPINAFSNFPIGLNSNLNVNMDMNSIKEPQSRLRKWTTVDSISVNTSLDQNSSKHGAISSGFRLEESPFVPYDFMNSSTSPASPPGSIGDGWPRAKSPNGSSSVNWPPEFRPGEPWKGYPNIDPETDPYVTPGSVINNLSINTVREVDHLRDRNSGSSSSLNTTLPSTSAWSSIRASNYSVPLSSTAQSTSARNSDSKLTWSPGSVTNTSLAHELWKVPLPPKNITAPSRPPPGLTGQKPPLSTWDNSPLRVGGGWGNSDARYTPGSSWGESSSGRITNWLVLKNLTPQIDGSTLRTLCMQHGPLITFHLNLPHGNALVRYSSKEEVVKAQKSLHMCVLGNTTILAEFASEEEISRFFAQSQSLAPSPGWQSLGSSQSRLGSLDCSHSFSSRTDLNHWNGAGLSGTNCGDLHGTSLWGTPHYSTSLWGPPSSSDPRGISSPSPINAFLSVDHLGGGGESM
- the TNRC6A gene encoding trinucleotide repeat-containing gene 6A protein isoform X6, with the translated sequence MLVTTVLCFGNILDVIDINHNTSGSHYENSQRGPASSTTDSSTNCKNAIVNNLSEKEAWPSVPGSDPELASECMDADSASSSESEKNITIMASGSTGGEKDGLRSSTGLGSQNKFVVGSSSNNVGHGSSTGPWAFSHGAIISTCQVSADAPESKSESSNNRTNAWGTVSSSSNGGLNPSTLNSASNHGAWPVLENNGLTLKGPVGSGSSGINIQCSTIGQMPNNQSINSKASGSSTHGTWGSLQETCESEVSGTQKVSFSGQPQNITTEMTGPNNTTNFMTSSLPNSGSIQNNELPSSNSGAWRVSTMNHPQIQAPSVMNGTSLSHLSNGESKSGGSYGTTWGAYGSNYSGDKCSGPNGQANGDTVNATLMQPGVNGPLGTNFQVNTNKGGGVWESGVANSQSTSWGSGNGANSGGSRRGWGAPAQNTGTNLPSIEWNKLPSNQHSNDSANGNGKKFTNGWKSTEEEDQGSAASQTNEQNSVWAKTGGTVESDGSTESTGCLEEKGTGEGQSRDRRKIDQHTLLQSIVNRTDLDPRVLSNSGWGQTPIKQNTAWDTETSPRGERKTDNGTEAWGSSATQTFNSGACIDKTSPNSNDTSSVSGWGDPKPTLRWGDSKGSNCQGGWEDDSAATGMIKSNQWGSCKEEKSAWNDSQKSKQGWGDGQKSNPGWSASASDNWGETSRSNHWGEANKKSSSGGSDSDRSVSGWNELGKTSSFTWGNNINPNNSSGWDESSKPNPSQGWGDPPKSNQSLGWGDSSSKPVSSPDWNKQQDIVGSWGIPPVTGKPPGTGWLGGPIPAPTKEEEPTGWEEPSPESIRRKMEIDDGTSAWGDPSKYNYKNVNMWNKNIPNGSSRSDQQAQVHQLLPSASAISNKEAGGGSGWGEPWGEPSTPATTVDNGTSAWGKPIDSGPSWGEPIAAASNTSTWGSSSVGPQALSKSGPKSMQDGWCGDDMPLPGNRPTGWEEEEDVEIGMWNSNSSQELNSSLNWPPYTKKMSSKGLSGKKRRRERGMMKGGNKQEEAWINPFVKQFSNISFSRDSPEENVQSNKMDLSGGMLQDKRMEIDKHSLNIGDYNRAVGKGPGSRPQISKESSMERSPYFDKNGNPSMFGVGNTAAQPRGMQQPPAQPLSSSQPNLRAQVPPPLLSPQVPVSLLKYAPNNGGLNPLFGPQQVAMLNQLSQLNQLSQISQLQRLLAQQQRAQSQRSVPSGNRQQQDQQGRPLSVQQQMMQQSRQLDPNLLVKQQTPPSQQQPLHQPAMKSFLDNVIPHTTPELQKGPSPINAFSNFPIGLNSNLNVNMDMNSIKEPQSRLRKWTTVDSISVNTSLDQNSSKHGAISSGFRLEESPFVPYDFMNSSTSPASPPGSIGDGWPRAKSPNGSSSVNWPPEFRPGEPWKGYPNIDPETDPYVTPGSVINNLSINTVREVDHLRDRNSGSSSSLNTTLPSTSAWSSIRASNYSVPLSSTAQSTSARNSDSKLTWSPGSVTNTSLAHELWKVPLPPKNITAPSRPPPGLTGQKPPLSTWDNSPLRVGGGWGNSDARYTPGSSWGESSSGRITNWLVLKNLTPQIDGSTLRTLCMQHGPLITFHLNLPHGNALVRYSSKEEVVKAQKSLHMCVLGNTTILAEFASEEEISRFFAQSQSLAPSPGWQSLGSSQSRLGSLDCSHSFSSRTDLNHWNGAGLSGTNCGDLHGTSLWGTPHYSTSLWGPPSSSDPRGISSPSPINAFLSVDHLGGGGESM